From the Toxotes jaculatrix isolate fToxJac2 chromosome 15, fToxJac2.pri, whole genome shotgun sequence genome, one window contains:
- the sik1 gene encoding serine/threonine-protein kinase SIK1 gives MVIMSENSRGAQSSPAQGRPLQVGFYEIIRTLGKGNFAVVKLARHKVTKTQVAIKIIDKTRLNPSNLEKIYREVQIMKLLNHPHIIKLYQVMETKDMLYIVTEYAKNGEMFDHLTSNGRMSEDEARKKFWQILTAVDYCHRHHIVHRDLKTENLLLDANMNIKLADFGFGNFYNAGEPLSTWCGSPPYAAPEVFEGKEYEGPQLDIWSLGVVLYVLVCGSLPFDGPSLPVLRQRVTEGRFRIPFFMSQDCENLIRKMLVVDPAKRITMAQIKQHRWMLADPTAAHQTLSHSLTEYNSNLGDYSEPVLGIMNTLGIDRQRTIESLQSSSYNHFSAIYYLLLERVREHRNQQLSRQCGTWSQRPRSTSDSTGPEVIMESTDSFRTTAFSIPAKNTPPVYPEMECDQGGLFQRVVFPVEASLNRLLWNRSISPNSLLETSISEEVRPRDLEEEEATQTLRPLLPPTTTSRRHTLAEVSARLHQCNPPCIVVSPSDGASSDSCLKSSSSPAPSLQAVGEMSTLLASGAEGGALLPTGAPLALSSHLLPQAQGSLPSASFQEGRRASDTSLTQGLKAFRQQLRKSTRTKGLLGLNKIKGLTRQVVPPPSCNRGSRGSLGPALSEHRSMLEEVLHQQRMLQIQHQLQPQVQASQTGPTQNPLLFLTQQQSSSPPPTTVFASSSMFDTPTPSALPPQQASVGLQHGPWQQIPESSSSGCSSSSSSCYSSSLSPVASAAYLLEAHLHISQQPQPHPHTGLQPQSATQGTFPILSRPAVWSLGAASSTDPDMQELGLAGQQQISSCVMVK, from the exons ATGGTGATCATGTCAGAGAACAGCCGGGGGGCTCAGTCCAGTCCTGCCCAGGGAAGGCCACTGCAGGTCGGCTTCTATGAGATCATCCGCACCTTGGGGAAAGGAAACTTTGCAGTGGTGAAACTGGCCAGACATAAAGTCACCAAAACACAG GTGGCCATAAAGATCATTGATAAGACCAGGCTGAATCCCTCCAACCTCGAGAAAATTTACAGAGAAGTGCAGATTATGAAGCTGCTAAACCACCCTCATATCATCAAACTGTACCAG GTCATGGAGACCAAAGACATGCTGTACATTGTGACAGAGTATGCAAAGAATGGAGAGATGTTTG ACCACCTGACCTCAAATGGCCGTATGAGCGAAGATGAGGCACGTAAGAAGTTCTGGCAGATTCTTACGGCAGTGGACTACTGTCATCGACACCACATCGTTCACCGTGACCTAAAAACCGAGAACCTGTTGCTGGATGCCAACATGAATATCAAGCTGGCTG ACTTTGGATTTGGCAACTTCTACAATGCAGGGGAGCCTCTGTCTACATGGTGTGGCAGCCCGCCTTATGCTGCCCCTGAAGTGTTTGAAGGGAAGGAGTACGAGGGGCCTCAGCTGGACATTTGG AGCCTCGGTGTGGTACTTTATGTTCTCGTCTGCGGCTCTCTTCCGTTTGACGGACCCAGCCTTCCAGTTCTCAGACAGAGAGTCACAGAGGGGCGATTCAGAATCCCTTTCTTCATGTCCCAAG ACTGTGAAAACCTGATCCGTAAGATGCTGGTGGTGGACCCGGCCAAGAGGATTACCATGGCCCAGATCAAGCAGCACCGCTGGATGCTGGCAGATCCAACAGCCGCCCACCAGACCCTCAGCCATTCCCTCACAGAGTACAACTCAAACCTGGGCGACTACAGTGAACCTGTCCTGGGCATCATGAACACACTGGGCATCGACCGCCAGAGGACTATCGAG tctctgcagagcagcagctacAATCACTTCTCTGCTATTTACTATCTTCTGctggagagagtcagagagcaTCGCAATCAGCAGCTGAGCCGCCAGTGTGGAACCTGGAGCCAGAGACCCAGGAGCACCTCCGACTCCACCGGCCCAGAG GTGATTATGGAGTCCACCGACAGCTTTAGAACTACAGCATTTTCAATTCCAGCCAAAAATACTCCTCCTGTGTACCCGGAGATGGAGTGTGATCAAGGTGGATTGTTCCAG CGTGTGGTGTTTCCAGTGGAGGCCAGCCTGAACAGATTGCTCTGGAATCGCTCCATTTCACCCAACAGCCTCCTGGAGACAAGCATCAGTGAAGAGGTGCGACCCAGagacctggaggaggaggaggcaacGCAAACTCTCAGGCCCCTactccctcccaccaccacaTCCCGCAGACACACTCTGGCTGAGGTGTCCGCCCGTTTGCACCAGTGCAACCCTCCAT gTATTGTGGTCAGTCCCTCTGATGGTGCCTCCTCTGACAGCTGTCTGAAGTCCTCTTCCAGTCCTGCACCTTCTTTGCAGGCTGTGGGTGAGATGTCAACGCTTCTGGCCTCTGGGGCTGAAGGTGGAGCTCTGCTGCCGACTGGAGCTCCTCTGGCCCTCTCTTCTCACCTCCTTCCTCAGGCCCAGGGAAGCCTGCCCTCTGCAAGCTTCCAAGAGGGTCGCAGAGCCTCTGACACCTCCCTCACACAAG GCCTCAAAGCTTTCCGACAGCAGTTGAGGAAAAGCACACGCACTAAAGGGCTTCTGGGATTAAACAAGATCAAGGGTCTGACGAGGCAGGTTGTCCCTCCGCCTTCCTGTAACCGTGGCAGCCGAGGGTCACTTGGTCCAGCCCTGTCTGAGCACCGCAGCATGCTGGAGGAGGTGCTGCACCAGCAAAG GATGCTGCAGATCCAGCAtcagctgcagcctcaggtcCAGGCATCTCAGACAGGACCTACCCAGAATCCCTTGCTCTTTCTGACCCAGCAGCAatcatcctctcctccacccactACCGTATTTGCTTCCTCCTCCATGTTTGACACGCCCACCCCCTCCGCCCTGCCTCCTCAGCAAGCTTCAGTGGGTCTACAGCACGGTCCCTGGCAACAAATCCCcgagtcctcctcctctggctgctcctcctcctcctcctcctgctacTCCTCTTCATTGTCCCCCGTGGCCTCTGCTGCTTACCTTCTCGAGGCTCATCTGCACATCAGCCAACAACCCCAACCTCACCCCCACACTGGCCTCCAGCCCCAGTCTGCAACACAAGGCACCTTCCCCATCCTGTCCAGACCAGCAGTGTGGAGCTTGGGCGCGGCGTCCAGCACAGATCCTGACATGCAGGAGTTGGGTCTGGCTGGGCAGCAGCAGATTAGTAGCTGTGTTATGGTGAAGTAA